A region from the Rosa rugosa chromosome 6, drRosRugo1.1, whole genome shotgun sequence genome encodes:
- the LOC133718634 gene encoding putative receptor-like protein kinase At3g47110: MEISSMGVRIWSVFMQLFPLMIITLASSNLRGNEVERLSLLAFKSEIVSDPLGILSSWSDSSNLCDEWRGITCGRRHPRVTVLDLQSSQLTGTLSSHIGNLSFLRTLNLQNNSFHGTIPQEVGRLSRLQGLHLGYNLFRGYIPINISHCSNLQSLVLATNHLTGKIPIEIGSLLKLEELNVRRNNLSGEIPPSLGNLSSLEILSVEGNNLQGGLMNSLGKLKSIRVLALGTNRLTGTIPLSIYNLSSIEHISVIGNQFHGTLPSGLGCTIFPNLQAFHFQMNRFSGPIPFTISNASHLSQFLISNNSFTGKVPSLATLSNLVRLEMDDNNLGNEDGDLDFLSSLGNCTSLERVNISGNNFQGVLPESISNFSTKLKVMSLGRNQLRGSIPTGIGNFINLFELSFEENLLRGPIPSSICKPSKLYNLFINHNQLSGTIPSCLGNLTLLSRLDLMSNNLKGGIPKSLGRCKYLQSLVLSQNKLNGSIPQEVIGSSALSQVLDLDLSNNQFTGNIPIEVGSLSNIASLNLSGNRLSGEIPAESLRGWGQLESLDLSRNNFSGTIPVYLQSFPFLQHLNLSFNDFEGEVPNEGVFRNTSVVSLVGNRRLCGGVPQLNLPKCISNRSNSNSNRSNSNKPKSFSKLKPIISFFCGVIGVFLVAAVCFVLLYRSRKARVEPRKARVESRKARVELTKARVEPRKARVEPIKARVELTKARVLEPRKARVQSTSELSLDISFLKLSYGDLLQATDGFSSWNLIGAGSSGSVYWGVLNQPKERIVAVKVLNLQKATTSNSFIAECQFLKNIRHRNLVKLVTACSSTDFQGNEFKALVFEYMMHGNLDEWLHDSADRVVELPIVEVHLNLIQRVNIAIDIASALDYLHNYFHIPIVHCDLKPSNVLLEKDMTACVCDFGLASYLPNTSCPVSSVERSSNSIMGSIGYIAPEYGMGDEVSTYGDVYSYGILLLEMLTGKRPTDDMFADDMNLHNFVLMALPERVKEICDPVLLQGQESSTSSNPTSTRNNVQNETYRVEECLISIARIGVACSAQLSKERMEIGKVLAELRVIMDVLTGTRMPRENMITA; the protein is encoded by the exons ATGGAGATCTCATCCATGGGTGTGAGGATTTGGTCAGTATTCATGCAACTGTTTCCCCTGATGATCATCACTTTGGCCTCTTCAAATCTGAGAGGAAATGAGGTGGAAAGACTGTCCTTGCTTGCCTTCAAATCTGAAATTGTCAGTGATCCTCTGGGCATCCTTAGCTCCTGGAGTGATTCCTCCAACTTATGTGATGAGTGGCGAGGGATTACTTGCGGCCGAAGACACCCGAGAGTCACGGTTCTGGACCTCCAGTCAAGCCAGCTGACGGGTACCCTATCTTCACACATCGGAAACTTGAGCTTTCTCAGGACATTAAATCTCCAAAACAATAGCTTCCACGGCACCATCCCTCAAGAAGTTGGTCGATTGTCCCGGCTGCAGGGACTACACCTCGGGTACAACTTGTTCAGAGGTTATATCCCCATCAATATATCACATTGTTCTAATCTCCAATCTCTTGTTTTGGCTACTAACCATCTTACTGGCAAAATTCCAATAGAAATTGGCTCATTGTTGAAGCTTGAAGAACTTAATGTGCGCAGGAACAATTTATCAGGGGAAATTCCCCCTTCCCTTGGAAATCTTTCTTCTCTTGAGATTCTTTCTGTGGAAGGAAATAATCTGCAAGGTGGCCTCATGAATAGCCTTGGGAAATTGAAAAGCATAAGAGTTCTTGCATTGGGTACAAATAGATTGACTGGTACCATCCCTCTCTCCATATACAACCTTTCTTCCATTGAACACATTTCTGTGATTGGAAACCAATTTCATGGAACTCTTCCTTCTGGGTTGGGCTGCACAATATTTCCAAACCTTCAAGCCTTTCATTTCCAAATGAACAGATTCAGCGGACCAATTCCATTTACAATCTCAAACGCATCCCACCTTTCACAGTTTTTGATCTCTAATAATAGTTTTACCGGAAAGGTCCCTAGTCTGGCAACTTTGTCCAATCTGGTACGGTTGGAAATGGATGATAATAATCTTGGAAATGAGGATGGTGACTTggattttctctcttctctggGTAATTGTACCAGTTTAGAACGTGTAAATATTAGTGGGAATAATTTTCAAGGAGTGCTACCTGAATCTATCAGCAATTTCTCAACAAAGCTCAAGGTAATGAGCTTAGGAAGGAATCAGCTACGTGGAAGCATTCCTACAGGGATAGGAAATTTCATCAACTTGTTTGAATTGAGCTTCGAGGAAAACCTATTGAGGGGACCTATACCGAGTTCAATATGTAAGCCAAGTAAACTGTACAATCTGTTTATAAACCATAATCAGTTATCAGGTACTATCCCATCTTGTTTGGGAAATCTAACTTTGTTAAGCAGATTAGATCTCATGTCAAACAACTTAAAAGGAGGCATACCAAAAAGTCTTGGTCGATGCAAGTATTTGCAATCTTTGGTTCTTTCTCAAAATAAACTTAACGGTTCTATTCCGCAAGAAGTCATCGGTTCATCAGCTTTATCACAagttttggatttggatttatcCAATAACCAATTTACTGGTAACATTCCCATTGAAGTAGGTTCTTTGTCTAATATTGCTTCTTTGAATCTTTCTGGAAATAGGTTATCTGGTGAGATTCCAGCAGAAAGCTTAAGGGGATGGGGACAATTGGAAAGTTTGGACCTCTCTCGTAACAACTTTTCAGGAACAATTCCTGTTTATTTGCAGAGTTTCCCCTTCTTGCAGCATTTGAACCTCTCATTTAATGATTTTGAAGGTGAAGTACCAAATGAAGGAGTATTCAGGAATACAAGTGTGGTTTCTCTCGTGGGAAACAGACGACTTTGTGGAGGTGTACCTCAGTTGAACTTGCCTAAATGTATCTCCAATCGATCTAACTCAAATTCCAATCGATCCAATTCAAATAAGCCAAAATCATTTTCCAAGTTGAAACCAATTATCTCATTCTTTTGTGGGGTAATTGGAGTTTTCTTAGTGGCGGCCGTGTGCTTTGTGCTCCTCTATAGATCAAGAAAAGCAAGAGTTGAGCCAAGAAAAGCAAGAGTTGAGTCAAGAAAAGCAAGAGTTGAGCTAACAAAAGCAAGAGTTGAGCCAAGAAAAGCAAGAGTTGAGCCAATAAAAGCAAGAGTTGAGCTAACAAAAGCAAGAGTACTTGAGCCAAGAAAAGCAAGAGTTCAGTCAACTTCAGAACTATCATTGGATATTTCATTCTTAAAGTTGTCATATGGAGATCTACTTCAAGCAACTGATGGGTTCTCTTCTTGGAATTTGATTGGTGCTGGTAGTTCTGGTTCTGTGTACTGGGGAGTTCTCAATCAGCcaaaagaaagaattgttgCTGTCAAAGTACTCAATCTTCAAAAGGCAACTACTTCTAATAGTTTCATAGCTGAATGTCAATTCTTGAAAAACATTAGGCACCGAAATCTTGTCAAACTAGTGACTGCTTGCTCAAGTACTGATTTTCAAGGAAATGAGTTCAAAGCTTTGGTTTTTGAGTACATGATGCATGGAAATCTAGATGAGTGGCTGCATGATTCAGCTGACAGAGTAGTTGAGCTACCCATTGTGGAGGTGCATTTGAATCTTATCCAAAGGGTCAATATTGCCATTGACATAGCTAGTGCTTTGGATTATTTGCACAATTATTTTCACATCCCAATAGTTCATTGTGATTTAAAGCCCAGTAACGTTCTCTTAGAAAAAGACATGACTGCCTGTGTTTGTGACTTTGGTTTGGCAAGTTACCTCCCAAACACTTCTTGTCCGGTTTCTTCAGTAGAACGCTCTTCCAATTCGATAATGGGTTCCATTGGCTATATTGCCCCAG AGTACGGCATGGGAGATGAGGTGTCAACCTACGGAGACGTGTATAGCTATGGAATCCTATTACTGGAGATGCTTACTGGTAAGAGGCCAACAGATGATATGTTTGCAGATGACATGAACTTGCACAATTTTGTGCTGATGGCTTTGCCTGAACGTGTGAAAGAAATATGTGATCCGGTGCTTCTTCAAGGACAAGAAAGCAGCACTAGTTCAAATCCCACAAGCACTAGGAATAATGTCCAAAATGAAACATACAGAGTTGAAGAGTGCCTTATTTCCATTGCTAGGATAGGAGTTGCTTGTTCGGCGCAATTGTCCAAAGAGCGAATGGAGATTGGGAAAGTTTTAGCAGAACTACGTGTAATCATGGATGTGCTGACTGGAACCAGGATGCCTAGAGAGAACATGATCACTGCCTAA
- the LOC133716400 gene encoding uncharacterized protein LOC133716400, with product MGQPLAMQEFFCLGNREDCSTEDGLHLFRDCGVTTCFWVCTKLGLLAKKVAASCVEGWVLNVIDKLDGNKCCAFFMALWVIWSERNNVLWNGNFFCASNAAQWASKFLEEYQQLHVHGNAKGKREKTKWQNPPSGRLKVNVDGSYRADYSDGGVGVVIRDENGMCLSALARYFPHASSALHKEAEACRARLLLAIHQDMTVIDIESDCSLVVTALQR from the exons ATGGGGCAACCATTAGCAATGCAAGAATTCTTTTGTTTAGGAAACAGAGAAGATTGTTCAACTG AAGATGGATTACACCTGTTCAGAGATTGTGGTGTTACCACATGCTTTTGGGTGTGTACCAAATTGGGCCTTTTGGCCAAGAAGGTGGCTGCTTCATGCGTGGAGGGTTGGGTGTTGAACGTCATTGATAAATTGGATGGTAACAAATGTTGTGCTTTTTTCATGGCACTTTGGGTCATATGGTCTGAAAGAAATAATGTTTTGTGGAATGGGAATTTCTTCTGTGCATCTAATGCTGCTCAATGGGCTAGTAAATTTCTTGAGGAATATCAGCAACTTCATGTGCATGGAAATGCGAAAGGTAAAAGGGAAAAGACCAAATGGCAGAACCCTCCTAGTGGGCGTCTGAAAGTGAATGTGGATGGGAGCTACCGGGCTGATTATAGTGATGGTGGAGTGGGAGTTGTGATACGTGATGAAAATGGTATGTGTTTGTCAGCTCTGGCTCGGTATTTCCCACATGCTTCATCTGCTTTACATAAGGAGGCTGAAGCATGTAGGGCTAGGCTCTTATTGGCAATCCATCAGGACATGACCGTTATTGACATTGAGAGCGATTGTTCCCTTGTTGTCACTGCTCTACAGCGTTAG